The following are encoded in a window of Sminthopsis crassicaudata isolate SCR6 chromosome 3, ASM4859323v1, whole genome shotgun sequence genomic DNA:
- the LOC141564692 gene encoding uncharacterized protein LOC141564692 isoform X1: protein MAPGPQRFSWQEFLTFKDVAVDFTREEWSLLDRSQKELYKEVMLENSQNLLFLGIPVLREDLVSHFEEREASWILDQTDVKNLCPDAETRSKVNETHAELSISVEEFHQQRLMTDGPYDFNLREICDLDLKIKKNLNNHYEFDKDRKDFRQYSVLIHCKKMTSGNECFQFSEERECFPEKVSLMQASEKLSEMQMYQGNQREMAFSLTKDLIRPQKNYTGKMVYIFNEDRNTFSQNSKLIGQHKIHTAGKRYECNQCGKAFTNRSSLVIHERIHTGEKPYDCTQCGKTFRTRSSLNEHQRIHTGEKPYKCNQCGKSFRQSSSLYLHQRIHTGEKTYECMQCGKTFTKRSTLANHLRIHTGEKPYDCTQCGKTFRTRSSLNEHERIHTGEKPYKCNQCGKTFRQSSSLYLHQRIHNGEKTYECNQCGKTFTKRSTLHIHQRIHSGEKIYDCNQCGKAFPDRANLANHVRIHTGERPYQCNYCGKAFTQNSNLANHLRIHTGEKPYECNQCGKAFTQNSSLAVHQRIHTGEKPYECNQCGKTFRQNSSLVVHQRSHTGEKPFECNQCGKTFRQRASLTQHQKIHPEEK, encoded by the exons ATGGCCCCTGGACCCCAAAGATTCTCATGGCAG GAGTTCCTGACATTCAAGGATGTGGCCGTGGACTTCACCCGGGAGGAGTGGAGCCTCTTGGACCGTTCTCAGAAAGAGCTCTACAAGGAAGTCATGCTGGAAAACTCCCAGAACCTGCTCTTCCTGG GAATTCCAGTTCTCAGAGAAGATTTGGTCTCCCACTTTGAGGAAAGGGAAGCATCATGGATCCTGGATCAAACAGACGTGAAGAATCTCTGTCCAG atgcTGAGACAAGATCTAAAGTGAATGAGACTCATGCAGAGTTAAGCATTTCTGTGGAAGAATTTCACCAGCAAAGGTTGATGACTGATGGGCCCTATGACTTTAATTTGAGAGAAATCTGTGATTTGGATCTCAAGATAAAGAAAAACCTAAATAATCATTATGAATTTGATAAAGATAGAAAAGATTTCAGACAATATTCAGTCCTAATTCATTGTAAGAAAATGACCTCAggaaatgaatgttttcaatTCAGTGAAGAAAGGGAATGCTTTCCTGAAAAAGTTAGTCTTATGCAGGCTTCTGAGAAGCTTTCTGAAATGCAAATGTATCAAGGTAACCAAAGGGAAATGGCCTTCAGTTTGACTAAAGACCTCATTAGACCTCAGAAAAATTATACTGGGAAAATGGTTTATATATTTAATGAAGATAGGAATACCTTTAGCCAGAACTCAAAACTCATTGGCCAACATAAAATTCACACTGCAGGGAAACgttatgaatgtaatcagtgtggaaaggctttcacaaatAGGTCCAGTCTTGTTATACAtgagagaatccacactggagaaaaaccttatgattGTactcaatgtggaaagactttcagaaCGAGATCCAGTCTTaatgaacatcagagaatccacactggagaaaaaccttataaatgtaatcagtgtggaaagtcTTTCAGACAGAGCTCCAGTCTTTATCTTCATCAAAGAATTCACACGGGAGAAAAAACTTATGAATGTATGCAATGTGGAAAAACTTTCACAAAAAGGTCCACTCTTGCTAACCATctgagaatccacactggagagaaaccttatgattGTactcaatgtggaaagactttcagaaCGAGATCCAGTCTTAATGAACAtgagagaatccacactggagaaaaaccttacaaatgtaatcaatgtggaaagactttcagacAGAGCTCCAGTCTTTATCTCCATCAAAGAATCCACAATGGAGAGAAaacttatgaatgtaatcagtgtggaaagactttcacaaaAAGGTCCACTCTTCAcatacatcagagaatccattctggagagaaaattTATGattgtaatcagtgtggaaaggctttcccAGATAGGGCCAATCTGGCTAACCATGtaagaatccacactggagagagacCTTATCAATGCAATtattgtggaaaggcttttacacaGAACTCCAATCTTGCCAACCATCTAAGAAtacacactggagagaaaccttatgaatgtaatcaatgcgGAAAAGCTTTTACACAGAACTCTAGTCTTGCTgtgcatcagagaattcatactggagagaaaccctacgaatgtaatcagtgtggaaaaaCTTTCAGACAGAACTCCAGTCTTGTTGTACATCAGAGGagccacactggagagaaaccttttgaatgtaatcagtgtggaaagactttcagacAAAGGGCCTCCCTTACTCAACATCAGAAAATTCACCCTGAAGAGAAATAA
- the LOC141564692 gene encoding uncharacterized protein LOC141564692 isoform X2, which translates to MAPGPQRFSWQEFLTFKDVAVDFTREEWSLLDRSQKELYKEVMLENSQNLLFLVLREDLVSHFEEREASWILDQTDVKNLCPDAETRSKVNETHAELSISVEEFHQQRLMTDGPYDFNLREICDLDLKIKKNLNNHYEFDKDRKDFRQYSVLIHCKKMTSGNECFQFSEERECFPEKVSLMQASEKLSEMQMYQGNQREMAFSLTKDLIRPQKNYTGKMVYIFNEDRNTFSQNSKLIGQHKIHTAGKRYECNQCGKAFTNRSSLVIHERIHTGEKPYDCTQCGKTFRTRSSLNEHQRIHTGEKPYKCNQCGKSFRQSSSLYLHQRIHTGEKTYECMQCGKTFTKRSTLANHLRIHTGEKPYDCTQCGKTFRTRSSLNEHERIHTGEKPYKCNQCGKTFRQSSSLYLHQRIHNGEKTYECNQCGKTFTKRSTLHIHQRIHSGEKIYDCNQCGKAFPDRANLANHVRIHTGERPYQCNYCGKAFTQNSNLANHLRIHTGEKPYECNQCGKAFTQNSSLAVHQRIHTGEKPYECNQCGKTFRQNSSLVVHQRSHTGEKPFECNQCGKTFRQRASLTQHQKIHPEEK; encoded by the exons ATGGCCCCTGGACCCCAAAGATTCTCATGGCAG GAGTTCCTGACATTCAAGGATGTGGCCGTGGACTTCACCCGGGAGGAGTGGAGCCTCTTGGACCGTTCTCAGAAAGAGCTCTACAAGGAAGTCATGCTGGAAAACTCCCAGAACCTGCTCTTCCTGG TTCTCAGAGAAGATTTGGTCTCCCACTTTGAGGAAAGGGAAGCATCATGGATCCTGGATCAAACAGACGTGAAGAATCTCTGTCCAG atgcTGAGACAAGATCTAAAGTGAATGAGACTCATGCAGAGTTAAGCATTTCTGTGGAAGAATTTCACCAGCAAAGGTTGATGACTGATGGGCCCTATGACTTTAATTTGAGAGAAATCTGTGATTTGGATCTCAAGATAAAGAAAAACCTAAATAATCATTATGAATTTGATAAAGATAGAAAAGATTTCAGACAATATTCAGTCCTAATTCATTGTAAGAAAATGACCTCAggaaatgaatgttttcaatTCAGTGAAGAAAGGGAATGCTTTCCTGAAAAAGTTAGTCTTATGCAGGCTTCTGAGAAGCTTTCTGAAATGCAAATGTATCAAGGTAACCAAAGGGAAATGGCCTTCAGTTTGACTAAAGACCTCATTAGACCTCAGAAAAATTATACTGGGAAAATGGTTTATATATTTAATGAAGATAGGAATACCTTTAGCCAGAACTCAAAACTCATTGGCCAACATAAAATTCACACTGCAGGGAAACgttatgaatgtaatcagtgtggaaaggctttcacaaatAGGTCCAGTCTTGTTATACAtgagagaatccacactggagaaaaaccttatgattGTactcaatgtggaaagactttcagaaCGAGATCCAGTCTTaatgaacatcagagaatccacactggagaaaaaccttataaatgtaatcagtgtggaaagtcTTTCAGACAGAGCTCCAGTCTTTATCTTCATCAAAGAATTCACACGGGAGAAAAAACTTATGAATGTATGCAATGTGGAAAAACTTTCACAAAAAGGTCCACTCTTGCTAACCATctgagaatccacactggagagaaaccttatgattGTactcaatgtggaaagactttcagaaCGAGATCCAGTCTTAATGAACAtgagagaatccacactggagaaaaaccttacaaatgtaatcaatgtggaaagactttcagacAGAGCTCCAGTCTTTATCTCCATCAAAGAATCCACAATGGAGAGAAaacttatgaatgtaatcagtgtggaaagactttcacaaaAAGGTCCACTCTTCAcatacatcagagaatccattctggagagaaaattTATGattgtaatcagtgtggaaaggctttcccAGATAGGGCCAATCTGGCTAACCATGtaagaatccacactggagagagacCTTATCAATGCAATtattgtggaaaggcttttacacaGAACTCCAATCTTGCCAACCATCTAAGAAtacacactggagagaaaccttatgaatgtaatcaatgcgGAAAAGCTTTTACACAGAACTCTAGTCTTGCTgtgcatcagagaattcatactggagagaaaccctacgaatgtaatcagtgtggaaaaaCTTTCAGACAGAACTCCAGTCTTGTTGTACATCAGAGGagccacactggagagaaaccttttgaatgtaatcagtgtggaaagactttcagacAAAGGGCCTCCCTTACTCAACATCAGAAAATTCACCCTGAAGAGAAATAA